One Burkholderia vietnamiensis LMG 10929 genomic window carries:
- a CDS encoding ureidoglycolate lyase, translated as MKLMRFGDKHHEKPGLLDAQRRIRDLSGVIDDVAGDALTPASLARLRELDPASLPLVDGTPRLGACVGRVGKFICIGLNYSDHAAESGMEVPKEPVVFGKWTSAICGPNDDVEIPRGSEKTDWEVELGVVIGRPGRYIDEADALSHVAGYCVVNDVSEREYQLERGGTWDKGKGNDTFGPLGPWLVTADEVPDPHALRLWLEVDGHRYQNGSTATMVFRVPFLISYLSRFMSLQPGDVISTGTPPGVGLGQKPPVYLRAGQVITLGIDGLGEQRQRTVQA; from the coding sequence ATGAAACTGATGAGATTTGGCGACAAACACCACGAGAAACCGGGGCTGCTCGATGCGCAGCGCAGGATCCGCGACCTGTCGGGCGTGATCGACGACGTCGCCGGCGACGCGCTCACGCCCGCGTCGCTCGCGCGGCTGCGCGAGCTCGATCCGGCGTCGCTGCCGCTCGTCGACGGCACGCCGCGGCTGGGCGCCTGTGTCGGCCGGGTCGGCAAGTTCATCTGCATCGGCCTGAACTATTCGGATCACGCGGCCGAGTCCGGCATGGAGGTGCCGAAGGAGCCCGTCGTGTTCGGCAAATGGACCAGCGCGATCTGCGGGCCGAACGACGACGTCGAGATTCCGCGCGGCTCCGAGAAGACCGACTGGGAAGTCGAGCTCGGCGTGGTGATCGGCCGGCCCGGCCGCTATATCGACGAAGCCGATGCGCTGTCGCACGTCGCCGGCTACTGCGTGGTGAACGACGTGTCGGAGCGCGAGTACCAGCTCGAACGCGGCGGCACGTGGGACAAGGGCAAGGGCAACGACACGTTCGGCCCGCTCGGCCCGTGGCTCGTCACGGCCGACGAAGTGCCGGACCCGCACGCGCTGCGCTTGTGGCTCGAGGTGGACGGCCACCGCTACCAGAACGGCTCGACAGCGACGATGGTGTTCCGCGTGCCGTTCCTGATCAGCTATCTGAGCCGCTTCATGAGCCTGCAGCCGGGCGACGTGATCTCGACCGGCACGCCGCCGGGCGTCGGCCTCGGGCAGAAGCCGCCCGTCTATCTGCGCGCCGGGCAGGTCATCACGCTCGGCATCGACGGGCTCGGCGAGCAGCGCCAGCGCACCGTGCAGGCCTGA
- a CDS encoding L-fuconate dehydratase, whose protein sequence is MPVIRSMRVLDVRFPTSRELDGSDAMNPDPDYSAAYVVLETDRDGLAGHGLTFTIGRGNEICCAAIEAMRHLVVGLDLDWIHEDMGRFWRHLTSDSQLRWIGPDKGAIHLATGAVVNAVWDLWAKAVGKPLWRLVADMSPEEIVRAIDFRYLTDCLTPDEALDLLRRQAPGKAARIAALERDGYPCYTTSAGWLGYGDDKLRRLCREAVDAGFDYVKLKVGANLDDDIRRVSIARDVIGPARKLMIDANQVWEVGEAIDWVRELAFAKPWFIEEPTSPDDVEGHRKIRDAIAPVQVATGEMCQNRVLFKQFIARGAIDVVQIDACRLGGVNEILAVMLLAAKYGLPVCPHAGGVGLCEYVQHLSMIDYVCISGTKEGRVAEYVDHLHEHFVEPCIVRGAAYMPPTAPGFSIEMKPDSLEQYRFRG, encoded by the coding sequence ATGCCTGTCATTCGATCGATGCGCGTCCTCGACGTGCGCTTTCCGACCTCGCGCGAGCTCGACGGCTCCGATGCGATGAATCCGGACCCCGACTACTCGGCCGCCTACGTCGTGCTCGAAACCGACCGCGACGGGCTCGCGGGCCATGGGCTCACGTTCACGATCGGGCGCGGCAACGAGATCTGCTGTGCGGCGATCGAGGCGATGCGTCACCTCGTCGTCGGCCTCGATCTCGACTGGATCCACGAGGACATGGGCCGCTTCTGGCGGCACCTGACGTCGGACAGCCAGTTGCGCTGGATCGGCCCCGACAAGGGCGCGATCCATCTGGCGACGGGCGCCGTCGTCAACGCGGTGTGGGACCTGTGGGCGAAGGCGGTGGGCAAGCCGTTGTGGCGGCTGGTGGCCGACATGAGCCCGGAAGAGATCGTGCGCGCGATCGACTTTCGCTACCTGACCGACTGCCTCACGCCGGACGAGGCGCTCGACCTGTTGCGCCGCCAGGCGCCGGGCAAGGCCGCGCGGATCGCGGCGCTCGAGCGTGACGGCTACCCGTGCTACACGACCTCGGCCGGCTGGCTCGGCTACGGCGACGACAAGCTGCGGCGCCTGTGCCGCGAGGCGGTCGACGCCGGTTTCGACTACGTGAAGCTGAAGGTCGGCGCGAACCTCGACGACGACATCCGCCGCGTGTCGATCGCGCGCGACGTGATCGGCCCGGCGCGCAAGCTGATGATCGACGCGAACCAGGTGTGGGAAGTCGGCGAGGCGATCGACTGGGTGCGCGAGCTGGCGTTCGCGAAGCCGTGGTTCATCGAGGAGCCGACGAGCCCCGACGACGTCGAAGGGCATCGCAAGATCCGCGACGCGATCGCGCCCGTGCAGGTCGCGACCGGCGAGATGTGCCAGAACCGCGTGCTGTTCAAGCAGTTCATCGCGCGCGGCGCGATCGACGTCGTGCAGATCGACGCGTGCCGGCTCGGCGGCGTCAACGAGATTCTCGCGGTGATGCTGCTGGCCGCGAAATACGGGCTGCCGGTGTGTCCGCACGCGGGCGGCGTCGGGCTGTGCGAATACGTGCAGCATCTGTCGATGATCGACTACGTGTGCATCTCGGGCACGAAGGAAGGGCGCGTGGCCGAATACGTCGATCACCTGCACGAGCATTTCGTCGAGCCGTGCATCGTGCGCGGCGCGGCCTACATGCCGCCGACCGCGCCCGGCTTCTCGATCGAGATGAAGCCCGACTCGCTCGAGCAGTACCGGTTCCGCGGCTGA
- a CDS encoding SDR family oxidoreductase → MDLDLQDKVVIVTGGASGIGAAITLRLADEGAIPVVFARHAPDDGFLRAVERKQPRAVCVRVELQDDAQCRDGVAQTVARFGRIDGLVNNAGVNDGVGLDAGRDAFVASLERNLIHYYAMAHHCVPHLKATRGAIVNISSKTAVTGQGNTSGYCASKGAQLALTREWAVALRDDGVRVNAVIPAEVMTPLYRNWIAGFDDPDAKLAAIAARVPLGKRFTTAEEIADTTVFLLSARASHTTGQWLFVDGGYTHLDRAID, encoded by the coding sequence GTGGATCTGGATCTGCAGGACAAGGTCGTGATCGTGACCGGCGGCGCATCGGGCATCGGCGCGGCGATCACGTTGCGGCTGGCCGACGAAGGCGCGATTCCGGTGGTGTTCGCGCGCCACGCCCCGGACGACGGCTTTTTGCGTGCGGTCGAACGGAAGCAGCCGCGCGCCGTGTGCGTGCGCGTCGAGCTGCAGGACGACGCGCAGTGCCGCGACGGCGTCGCGCAGACCGTCGCGCGCTTCGGCCGCATCGACGGGCTCGTCAACAACGCGGGCGTCAACGACGGCGTGGGGCTCGACGCCGGGCGCGACGCGTTCGTCGCGTCGCTCGAACGCAACCTGATCCACTACTACGCGATGGCGCATCACTGCGTGCCGCACCTGAAGGCGACGCGCGGCGCGATCGTCAACATCTCGTCGAAGACGGCCGTCACCGGGCAGGGCAACACGAGCGGCTATTGCGCGTCGAAGGGCGCGCAGCTCGCGCTGACGCGCGAATGGGCCGTCGCGCTGCGCGACGACGGCGTGCGCGTCAACGCGGTGATTCCGGCCGAGGTGATGACGCCGTTGTACCGCAACTGGATCGCCGGCTTCGACGATCCGGACGCGAAGCTCGCCGCAATCGCCGCCCGCGTGCCGCTCGGCAAGCGCTTCACGACGGCGGAAGAGATCGCCGATACCACCGTGTTCCTGCTGTCGGCGCGCGCGTCGCACACGACGGGCCAGTGGCTGTTCGTCGACGGCGGTTACACGCATCTCGATCGTGCGATCGACTGA
- a CDS encoding ABC transporter permease, with translation MSNDTHPVPPLASADTPAGAANLKSRLFNPAARQKLLAFASLVLLIVFFGFASPNFLEVDNLVAILQATAVNGVLAVACTYVIITSGIDLSVGTLMTFCAVMAGVVLTNWGMPLPLGIVAALGCGALSGCVSGFVIAKMKVPPFIATLGMMMLLKGLSLVISGTRPIYFNDTPGFTSIAQDSLIGSVIPALPIPNAVLILFVVAIGASIVLNRTLFGRYTFALGSNEEALRLSGVNVDAWKIAVYTFGGAVCGIAGLLIASRLNSAQPALGQGYELDAIAAVVIGGTSLSGGSGSIVGTIIGAFIMSVLTNGLRIMSVAQEWQTVVTGVIIILAVYVDILRRRRR, from the coding sequence ATGTCCAACGATACGCATCCCGTTCCGCCCCTCGCGTCCGCCGACACGCCGGCCGGCGCCGCGAACCTGAAGTCGCGCCTGTTCAACCCGGCCGCGCGGCAGAAGCTGCTCGCGTTCGCGAGCCTCGTGCTGCTGATCGTGTTCTTCGGTTTCGCGTCGCCGAACTTCCTCGAGGTCGACAACCTCGTCGCGATTCTGCAGGCCACGGCCGTCAACGGCGTGCTGGCCGTCGCGTGCACGTACGTGATCATCACGTCGGGCATCGACCTGTCGGTCGGCACGCTGATGACGTTCTGCGCGGTGATGGCCGGCGTCGTGCTGACCAACTGGGGGATGCCGCTGCCGCTCGGGATCGTCGCCGCGCTCGGCTGCGGCGCGCTGTCGGGCTGCGTGTCGGGCTTCGTGATCGCGAAGATGAAGGTGCCGCCGTTCATCGCGACGCTCGGCATGATGATGCTGCTCAAGGGGCTGTCGCTCGTGATCTCCGGCACGCGGCCGATCTACTTCAACGACACGCCCGGCTTCACGTCGATCGCGCAGGACTCGCTGATCGGCAGCGTGATCCCCGCGCTGCCGATTCCGAACGCGGTGCTGATCCTGTTCGTCGTCGCGATTGGCGCGTCGATCGTGCTGAACCGCACGCTGTTCGGCCGCTACACGTTCGCGCTCGGCAGCAACGAGGAAGCGCTGCGGCTGTCGGGCGTGAACGTCGATGCGTGGAAGATCGCCGTCTACACGTTCGGCGGCGCCGTGTGCGGAATCGCCGGGCTGCTGATCGCGTCGCGGCTGAACTCCGCGCAGCCCGCGCTCGGCCAGGGCTACGAGCTCGATGCGATCGCGGCGGTCGTGATCGGCGGCACGTCGCTGTCGGGCGGCTCGGGCAGCATCGTCGGCACCATCATCGGCGCGTTCATCATGAGCGTGCTGACCAACGGGCTGCGCATCATGTCCGTCGCGCAGGAGTGGCAGACGGTCGTCACGGGCGTGATCATCATCCTCGCCGTCTACGTGGACATCCTGCGCCGGCGCCGCCGCTGA
- a CDS encoding ABC transporter substrate-binding protein, translating to MIRSKVLNAIAGLTFAVGVTAGAHAQEAYIPLISKGFQHQFWQAVKAGAMQAAKDYKVKVTFEGPETEAMVDKQIDMLSAAIAKKPAAVGFAALDSKAALPLLKKAQAEKIPVIAFDSGVDSDIPVTTAATNNKAAAALAADKLAALIGDEGEVAVVAHDQTSRTGIDRRDGFLERMKAAHPKVQVVTVQYGEGDQLKSTEVTKSILQAYPKLKGLFGTNEGSAIGVVNGVREMKRKVVIIGYDSGKQQKDAIRSGLMAGAITQNPVGIGYKTVEAAVKAIKGEKLPKVIDTGFYWYDKTNIDDPKITAVLYD from the coding sequence GTGATCAGGAGCAAGGTGTTGAACGCGATCGCCGGGCTGACGTTCGCCGTCGGCGTGACGGCCGGCGCGCATGCGCAGGAAGCCTATATCCCGCTGATCTCGAAGGGCTTCCAGCATCAGTTCTGGCAGGCCGTGAAAGCCGGCGCGATGCAGGCGGCGAAGGACTACAAGGTGAAGGTCACGTTCGAAGGCCCCGAGACCGAGGCGATGGTCGACAAGCAGATCGACATGCTGTCCGCGGCGATCGCGAAGAAGCCGGCCGCGGTCGGCTTCGCGGCGCTCGACAGCAAGGCCGCGCTGCCGCTGCTGAAGAAGGCGCAGGCCGAGAAGATTCCGGTGATCGCGTTCGACTCGGGCGTCGACAGCGACATTCCGGTGACCACCGCCGCGACCAACAACAAGGCGGCCGCCGCGCTCGCGGCCGACAAGCTCGCCGCGCTGATCGGCGACGAAGGCGAGGTCGCCGTGGTCGCGCACGACCAGACGAGCCGCACCGGCATCGACCGCCGCGACGGCTTTCTCGAACGGATGAAGGCCGCGCATCCGAAGGTGCAGGTGGTGACCGTGCAATACGGCGAAGGCGACCAACTGAAGTCCACCGAGGTCACGAAGTCGATCCTGCAGGCGTATCCGAAGCTCAAGGGTCTGTTCGGCACCAACGAGGGCTCGGCGATCGGCGTGGTCAACGGCGTGCGCGAGATGAAGCGCAAGGTCGTGATCATCGGCTACGATTCGGGCAAGCAGCAGAAGGACGCGATCCGCAGCGGGCTGATGGCCGGCGCGATCACGCAGAACCCGGTCGGGATCGGCTACAAGACGGTCGAAGCCGCGGTGAAGGCGATCAAGGGCGAAAAGCTGCCGAAGGTCATCGACACCGGCTTCTACTGGTACGACAAGACCAACATCGACGACCCGAAGATCACCGCGGTGCTGTACGACTGA
- a CDS encoding amidohydrolase family protein: protein MSAVRIDSHQHFWRYRAADYPWIGPAMDALARDYLPAALWPQMHAHALAASIAVQARAGRDETAFLLELARDDARIAAVVGWEDLAAPELAERVAAWRSPKLRGFRHQLQDEADVAAFVGQPAFNRGVAWLQQHGYVYDVLVFERQLRDLRAFCARHDAHWLVLDHAGKPALAEFERDATAFARWRAELRELAALPHVVCKLSGLVTEADWRRGLCAPDLRHVEQCLDAALAAFGPQRLMFGSDWPVCLLAASYDEVASLVERWAAARLSPAERDALWGGTAARCYAVPGDAMAGI, encoded by the coding sequence ATGAGCGCAGTGCGTATCGATTCCCATCAGCACTTCTGGCGTTATCGCGCGGCCGACTATCCGTGGATCGGCCCGGCAATGGACGCGCTCGCCCGCGACTACCTGCCCGCTGCGCTGTGGCCGCAGATGCACGCGCATGCGCTCGCTGCGTCGATCGCGGTGCAGGCGCGCGCCGGGCGCGACGAGACGGCGTTCCTGCTCGAGCTCGCGCGCGACGACGCGCGAATCGCGGCGGTGGTCGGCTGGGAGGATCTCGCGGCGCCGGAGCTGGCCGAGCGCGTCGCCGCGTGGCGCAGCCCAAAGCTGCGCGGCTTTCGCCATCAGCTGCAGGACGAAGCCGACGTCGCGGCGTTCGTCGGGCAGCCCGCGTTCAATCGCGGCGTCGCGTGGCTTCAACAGCATGGCTACGTATACGACGTGCTGGTGTTCGAGCGCCAGTTGCGCGACCTGCGCGCGTTCTGCGCGCGGCACGACGCGCACTGGCTCGTGCTCGATCATGCCGGCAAGCCGGCGCTCGCGGAATTCGAGCGCGACGCGACGGCGTTCGCGCGCTGGCGTGCCGAATTGCGCGAGCTGGCCGCGCTGCCGCACGTCGTGTGCAAACTGTCGGGGCTCGTGACCGAGGCGGACTGGCGGCGCGGCCTGTGCGCGCCGGACCTGCGCCACGTCGAGCAATGCCTCGATGCGGCGCTCGCCGCGTTCGGCCCGCAGCGGCTGATGTTCGGATCGGACTGGCCCGTGTGCCTTCTCGCGGCGTCGTATGACGAAGTGGCGTCGCTGGTCGAGCGCTGGGCCGCCGCGCGGCTGTCTCCGGCCGAGCGCGACGCGCTGTGGGGCGGCACGGCCGCGCGCTGCTATGCGGTGCCGGGCGATGCGATGGCCGGCATATAG
- a CDS encoding FadR/GntR family transcriptional regulator encodes MSIQPIQNRRLYQQIADKLSAMIESGDFPPGSYLPPERELAERFGVSRTSVREALIALEVNGLVSVRVGDGVKVRQREAAAAPQPLAAAKVAPFSIVEIDPELGIALDLDTEIPPFALLQARRLIEPEAAALAAQHGSDAQIEGIRDAFLRNQEDNQSGSLTHPGDRLFHIRIAEASDNAAYALMIKQLLAHKYDPMFQRLQSLYMPNDMPHRSELEHRAILDAIRARDPAAARRAMAEHLDEVIEIFGRALD; translated from the coding sequence ATGTCCATCCAGCCGATTCAGAACCGCCGCCTGTACCAGCAGATCGCCGACAAGCTCAGTGCGATGATCGAGTCCGGCGATTTCCCGCCGGGCAGCTACCTGCCGCCCGAGCGCGAACTGGCCGAGCGGTTCGGCGTGTCGCGCACGTCGGTGCGCGAGGCGCTGATCGCGCTCGAGGTCAACGGGCTCGTCAGCGTGCGCGTCGGCGACGGCGTGAAGGTGCGCCAGCGCGAGGCCGCTGCCGCGCCGCAGCCGCTTGCTGCCGCGAAGGTCGCGCCGTTCTCGATCGTCGAGATCGATCCGGAGCTCGGCATCGCGCTCGACCTCGACACCGAGATCCCGCCGTTCGCGCTGTTGCAGGCGCGCCGCCTGATCGAGCCGGAAGCGGCGGCGCTCGCCGCGCAGCACGGCTCGGACGCGCAGATCGAGGGGATTCGCGACGCGTTCCTGCGCAACCAGGAAGACAACCAGAGCGGGTCGCTCACGCATCCGGGCGATCGTCTGTTTCATATCCGGATCGCGGAGGCGAGCGACAACGCCGCTTATGCGCTGATGATCAAGCAGTTGCTCGCGCACAAATACGATCCGATGTTCCAGCGGCTGCAGTCGCTCTACATGCCGAACGACATGCCGCACCGGTCGGAGCTGGAGCACCGCGCGATCCTCGACGCGATTCGCGCGCGCGACCCGGCGGCCGCGCGTCGCGCGATGGCCGAGCATCTGGACGAAGTGATCGAGATCTTCGGCCGCGCGCTCGACTGA
- a CDS encoding NAD(P)/FAD-dependent oxidoreductase, producing the protein MDFDVIVLGAGIVGVSAALHLQDRGRKVALVDRAAPGEGTSFGNAGLIERSSIEPYPFPRSPFTLMRYALNRSTDLYWHSASLPAFAPWLARFWWESAPLRHAAASRDMLPLIERCIAEHDALIARAGAGELVRASGWMEAFRTPSAFERAVADAGLTARRHGLGIKPLDAAALRAKEPSLAAGFCGALHWLDPKSVVDPSALVKSYAQLFVQGGGTLLTGDAASVDALSPGWQVMTDQGKIAAPAMVVALGPWSDTVFGKFGYKIPLREKRGYHMHYAPSARGTPSAPIVDREYGYVIAPMRRGLRLTTGVEIARRGLPPTGVQLDRAERIARPVFGFGERLDPQPWLGFRPCTPDMRPVIGPAPAHRGLWFSFGHNHHGLTLGPVSGRLLAEMMTGETPFTDPTPYRAERF; encoded by the coding sequence ATGGACTTCGACGTAATCGTTCTAGGCGCCGGCATCGTCGGCGTCAGCGCCGCGCTGCACCTGCAGGATCGCGGCCGCAAGGTCGCACTCGTCGACCGCGCCGCGCCCGGCGAAGGCACGAGCTTCGGCAACGCGGGGCTGATCGAGCGCTCGTCGATCGAGCCGTATCCGTTTCCGCGCAGCCCGTTCACGCTGATGCGCTACGCGCTGAACCGCTCGACCGATCTCTACTGGCACAGCGCGTCGCTACCGGCGTTCGCGCCGTGGCTCGCGCGCTTCTGGTGGGAATCGGCGCCGCTGCGCCACGCGGCCGCGTCGCGCGACATGCTGCCGCTGATCGAGCGCTGCATCGCCGAGCACGACGCGCTGATCGCGCGCGCCGGCGCAGGCGAGCTCGTGCGCGCGAGCGGCTGGATGGAAGCGTTCCGCACGCCTTCCGCGTTCGAGCGCGCCGTCGCCGATGCGGGCCTCACCGCGCGCCGCCACGGGCTCGGCATCAAGCCGCTCGACGCCGCAGCACTGCGCGCCAAGGAACCGAGCCTCGCGGCCGGCTTCTGCGGCGCACTGCACTGGCTCGATCCGAAAAGCGTCGTCGATCCGTCCGCGCTCGTCAAAAGCTATGCGCAGCTGTTCGTGCAAGGCGGCGGCACGCTGCTCACCGGCGATGCCGCGAGCGTCGACGCGCTGTCGCCCGGCTGGCAGGTCATGACCGACCAGGGCAAGATCGCCGCGCCGGCGATGGTCGTCGCGCTCGGCCCGTGGTCCGATACGGTGTTCGGCAAGTTCGGCTACAAGATCCCGCTGCGCGAGAAGCGCGGCTATCACATGCACTACGCGCCATCGGCGCGCGGCACGCCGTCGGCGCCGATCGTCGATCGCGAATACGGCTACGTGATCGCACCGATGCGGCGCGGCTTGCGGCTCACCACGGGCGTCGAAATCGCGCGCCGCGGCCTGCCGCCGACCGGCGTGCAGCTCGATCGCGCGGAACGCATCGCGCGTCCGGTGTTCGGCTTCGGCGAGCGGCTCGATCCGCAGCCGTGGCTCGGCTTTCGCCCGTGCACGCCCGACATGCGGCCGGTGATCGGCCCCGCGCCCGCGCATCGCGGGCTGTGGTTCTCGTTCGGGCACAACCATCACGGGCTCACGCTCGGCCCCGTGTCCGGCCGCTTGCTGGCCGAGATGATGACCGGCGAAACGCCGTTCACCGATCCGACGCCCTACCGCGCCGAGCGCTTCTGA
- a CDS encoding SymE family type I addiction module toxin, producing the protein MAKANDKARAPITERFVTVQEIWGFPKNMSVRPKTFYPYMKIGGMWLVNDAGFEPGEKVRIAIEPGRLVITAM; encoded by the coding sequence ATGGCTAAGGCGAATGATAAAGCACGTGCCCCGATTACGGAACGCTTTGTGACGGTCCAGGAGATCTGGGGTTTTCCGAAAAACATGAGCGTCAGGCCCAAGACGTTTTATCCGTACATGAAGATTGGCGGAATGTGGCTCGTCAATGATGCGGGTTTTGAGCCGGGCGAGAAGGTGCGGATAGCGATCGAGCCAGGTAGGCTGGTCATCACGGCGATGTGA